The Amblyomma americanum isolate KBUSLIRL-KWMA chromosome 3, ASM5285725v1, whole genome shotgun sequence genome window below encodes:
- the LOC144125420 gene encoding uncharacterized protein LOC144125420: MRKCPVPPDSSRTAPCAGTSLSSPCDSSSPRLSKFRQRRHKANARERQRMHGLNAALDTLRRRVPLGCLPCRDLQQPLPQQGAAVPRLSKIETLRLAKNYIGALAETLRQGRPMEAAVFARHLSRGLSQATVNLIAGQLRLSPRAIASPDNTTTTSTGSGSCCFAANAEAPWVAAGTPPQSPASVTSSRQARRPAAVVADAYELAPGAAAALVQRPRPPAPYPGAAP, encoded by the exons ATGCGCAAGTGTCCGGTGCCTCCCGACAGCTCCCGCACCGCGCCTTGCGCCGGGACGTCTCTGTCTTCGCCGTGCGACTCCTCTTCGCCGCGCCTGTCCAAGTTCCGCCAGCGCCGCCACAAGGCCAACGCGCGCGAACGCCAGCGCATGCACGGCCTCAACGCGGCGCTGGACACGCTTCGACGGCGCGTGCCTCTGGGCTGCCTGCCGTGCCGCGACCTGCAACAGCCGCTGCCGCAACAGGGCGCCGCGGTGCCCCGCCTGTCCAAGATCGAAACCCTGAGGCTGGCCAAGAACTACATCGGTGCCCTGGCCGAGACGCTGCGCCAGGGCCGACCCATGGAAGCTGCTGTGTTCGCCCGACATCTATCCAGGGGACTTTCCCAG gCGACGGTCAACCTGATCGCCGGCCAGCTGCGGCTGAGTCCACGCGCCATTGCCAGCCCGGACAACACCACCACAACCAGCACCGGCAGTGGCAGCTGCTGCTTCGCCGCGAATGCGGAGGCGCCCTGGGTCGCGGCGGGCACGCCTCCGCAGTCTCCCGCCTCCGTCACGTCGTCGCGTCAAGCGCGCAGACCAGCCGCCGTCGTCGCGGACGCCTACGAACTGGCGCCGGGCGCAGCCGCAGCGCTGGTTCAACGGCCACGGCCCCCTGCGCCGTATCCGGGGGCGGCTCCTTAG